Proteins encoded together in one Tripterygium wilfordii isolate XIE 37 chromosome 14, ASM1340144v1, whole genome shotgun sequence window:
- the LOC120015404 gene encoding B3 domain-containing transcription factor VRN1-like, producing the protein MTSTDVLSCFVPKRPHFFKIILEQTIQEGKLELPRNFVKEYGSAIPKSVSVRVPSGAVWQVELSRYNDNVWLEHGWREFAEYYSMEYGHLLVFEHEGCSRFNVVIFDKSATEINYTHYSSEDHASIEMLDEFTVSPRARKRSPLHVPHPHKKMRKWPLTSEKIAETLQRATSENPYFKVVMTQTSVRKGYGLRIPMAFARRYLRENQSDVTLCVSTGRTWSTEYHHHKERSDQRTLLYRGWHEFVHDNNLKVGDVCVFELINISEVRFKVFIFQVNEDPNMHGDPKMHLSLGHGSGPSGVEPKRTREKFFVSDCACKKEVLCLNCLSNWQAKKVKQELDCIENICHQDC; encoded by the exons ATGACTTCTACTGATGTTCTCTCCTGCTTTGTACCGAAGAGACCCCATTTTTTCAAGATAATCCTTGAGCAAACCATTCAAGAAGGAAAGCTT gAATTACCAAGAAATTTTGTGAAAGAATATGGAAGTGCCATTCCAAAATCAGTGTCTGTCAGAGTCCCAAGTGGTGCTGTTTGGCAGGTAGAACTATCCAGGTATAATGACAATGTTTGGTTAGAACACGGTTGGCGAGAATTTGCGGAATATTATTCTATGGAATATGGGCACTTGCTAGTATTTGAACACGAAGGATGTAGCCGATTCAATGTAGTTATATTTGATAAGAGTGCCACAGAAATCAACTACACACACTATAGTTCTGAGGATCATGCTTCTATTGAGATGTTGGATGAATTCACTGTAAGCCCAAGGGCAAGAAAGAGGTCACCTTTACATGTTCCTCATCCTCACAAGAAGATGAGAAAATGGCCTTTAACATCTGAGAAAATTGCTGAAACTCTCCAGAGAGCCACATCAGAAAATCCATATTTCAAGGTGGTCATGACACAAACTTCTGTGCGTAAAGGTTATGGGTTG CGGATACCAATGGCCTTTGCCAGAAGGTATCTCAGAGAAAATCAAAGCGATGTCACCCTCTGTGTTTCTACTGGGAGAACCTGGTCTACTGAATATCATCACCATAAGGAGCGATCAGATCAGAGGACATTACTTTATCGTGGCTGGCATGAATTTGTGCATGACAACAACTTGAAAGTTGGTGATGTTTGTGTCTTTGAATTGATTAATATCTCTGAAGTCCGGTTCAAAGTTTTTATTTTCCAAGTTAATGAAGATCCCAACATGCATGGAGATCCAAAGATGCACTTGTCCTTAG GCCATGGGAGTGGACCTAGTGGAGTTGAGCCCAAAAGAACCAGGGAGAAATTTTTTGTATCTGATTGTGCTTGCAAGAAGGAAGTATTATGTCTTAATTGTCTGAGCAATTGGCAAGCAAAGAAAGTCAAGCAAGAGCTtg